The following proteins are encoded in a genomic region of Sorangiineae bacterium MSr12523:
- a CDS encoding glutathione S-transferase N-terminal domain-containing protein translates to MIDLHYWPTPNGHKITMFLEETGVPYRLVAVNIGTGDQFKPEFLKIAPNNRMPAIVDHEPLQGGAPISIFESGAILLYLAEKTGRFLPKDIRGRVDVLQWLFWQVGGLGPMAGQNHHFVQYAPEKLQYAMDRYVNETNRLYGVLNKRLADHEFIAGEYSIADMASYPWIVPHEKQQQNLDDFPHLKRWFHAIKQRPATARAYEKGKTVRPEVPPAMTEAERKVLFGQTAANVK, encoded by the coding sequence ATGATCGACCTCCACTATTGGCCAACGCCCAATGGCCACAAGATCACGATGTTTCTCGAGGAAACCGGTGTTCCTTACCGCCTCGTGGCGGTGAACATCGGCACGGGGGATCAGTTCAAGCCCGAGTTTCTGAAGATCGCGCCGAACAACCGCATGCCGGCCATCGTCGATCACGAACCGCTGCAAGGCGGTGCGCCGATCAGCATCTTCGAATCGGGCGCCATCCTCCTGTATTTGGCGGAGAAGACCGGCCGCTTCCTACCCAAGGACATCCGCGGGCGCGTCGACGTGCTGCAGTGGCTCTTTTGGCAGGTGGGCGGTCTCGGTCCCATGGCGGGGCAGAACCATCACTTCGTGCAATATGCGCCCGAGAAACTGCAGTACGCCATGGATCGCTACGTCAATGAGACGAATCGACTTTATGGTGTGTTGAACAAGCGCCTCGCCGATCACGAGTTCATCGCGGGCGAATACTCCATCGCCGACATGGCGAGCTACCCGTGGATCGTGCCTCACGAGAAGCAGCAGCAGAACCTCGACGACTTCCCGCACTTGAAGCGTTGGTTCCATGCCATCAAGCAGCGTCCCGCCACCGCGCGCGCGTATGAAAAGGGCAAGACCGTGCGCCCCGAAGTTCCGCCGGCGATGACCGAGGCCGAGCGAAAAGTGCTCTTCGGCCAGACCGCCGCCAACGTGAAGTAG
- a CDS encoding tetratricopeptide repeat protein — protein MTHVRQVHRVTRLTMALCIALACSIFASQAHADHGTSITSAAEELVREAQAQEAAAEEQKALRLYTEALGIDPTCRDAYLGLAALRLRLGDAREAERVYSMSLEHVPDLHAALLGRARARRTIGKSPEAAVDLEAYASKEDNPRALRELARWYGEDGRLLAQLAVWRRLYILASTREDNALATEAKTMIRALQIMVHPMDPVTAPPAPAQMRTTIARIARRGG, from the coding sequence GTGACCCACGTGAGACAGGTGCACCGCGTTACTCGATTGACGATGGCCCTGTGCATCGCGTTGGCGTGTTCGATCTTCGCTTCGCAAGCGCACGCGGATCACGGAACGTCGATCACGTCCGCGGCCGAAGAATTGGTGCGCGAAGCACAGGCCCAGGAGGCGGCGGCCGAAGAGCAAAAAGCGCTGCGGCTCTACACGGAAGCGCTGGGCATCGATCCGACGTGTCGCGATGCGTACCTCGGCCTCGCCGCACTGCGTTTACGTCTCGGTGATGCGCGCGAAGCCGAACGCGTCTACTCGATGAGTCTGGAACACGTGCCGGACTTGCACGCGGCCCTGCTCGGGCGCGCGCGGGCACGCCGCACCATTGGCAAGAGCCCGGAGGCCGCGGTGGATCTGGAGGCTTACGCCAGCAAAGAGGACAATCCGCGCGCCCTCCGCGAGCTCGCACGTTGGTATGGCGAAGATGGACGGTTGCTGGCGCAACTGGCCGTGTGGCGGCGCCTTTACATTCTCGCCTCCACCCGCGAGGACAACGCGCTCGCCACCGAGGCAAAGACCATGATCCGCGCGCTTCAGATCATGGTCCACCCGATGGATCCGGTGACCGCGCCGCCGGCACCGGCGCAAATGCGCACGACGATCGCGCGCATTGCGCGACGCGGCGGCTGA